The nucleotide sequence GAAGAACATGCGGACCACGATGAGCATGAAGAACATGCCGAGCACGATGACCATGATGATCACGAGGGCCATGCGCATGGCGATCACGACCCCCACGCCTGGCTTTCGCTCCAAAACGCGGGCACTTGGCTAAACGTGATTGCCGCACAGTTGTCGGCGGCTGACCCGGACAATGCCGGGGCCTATTTCGCCAATGCCGCCGCTGCCAAAACCGAGATCGAGACATTGTCAGCCGAGGTAACCGCCACACTTGAGCCCGTGCGCGGCGGCAGCTTCATCGTCTTCCACGATGCCTATCAGTATTTCGAGGCGGAATTCGATTTCCCGGCATCTGGCGCAATCTCCATTGCGGATGCCGCGGACCCAAGCCCGGCGCGCATCGCTGAAATCCAAGGGCGCATCCGCGAAGAGGGCATTGATTGCGTGCTGGCAGAACCCCAGTTCAACGCGGGCCTGATCGCTACCGTTCTGGAAGGCACAGATGCGCAAACCGGTGTGATCGACCCACTTGGGGCAGAGCTTGAGTTGGGGGCCGCGCTTTATCCGCAGCTCATTCGCAATATGGCGACCACTTTGGCGGACTGCTTGTAGCGCCACAAAACATATCGGCTGCCGCTCATGCGGCGGCCGATCCCCGAAAATTCCTAGATGATCGCCAGCACGGCCTCTGGCGGCCTGCCGATGGCGGCCTTGCCATTGGCAAAAACGATAGGGCGTTCGATCAGGATCGGGTTTTGCGCCATGGCGTCGATCAGCGTGGCGCCGTCCTCTGACTTGCTCAGGCCCAATTCCTTGAACAGCGTCTCGTCGGTGCGCATCAGCTCGATCGGGGCCATGTCCAGAAGCGCCAAGGCCTGCGTGATCTCGGCAACGCTTGGCGGGTCCTTCAGATAAAGCCGAACCTCGGGCGCGTCCAGCAGCGCCAATGTTTGGCGCGACTTGCTGCAGCGCGGGTTGTGCCAGATGGTTACAGCCATGCGTCTCTCCCGGTGCCAACGGCGTCTTGCAGGCAGGCATGCCCGTCGCGTTCCAGCAGCGCGTCCAACCCTTTGGCGATGTCCGCCGCCAGCGACACGCCGGCGTAAACCATCGCGGTGTATAACTGCACCGCCGACGCGCCGGCCTTGATCTTGGCATAGGCCTGTTCGGCGTTGCTGACGCCGCCCACGCCAATCAGCGGCAGCTTGCCGTCCGTCAGCTTGGACAGCTGCGCCAGCACGCGGGTTGAGGCCTCGAACACCGGCTGGCCGGACAACCCGCCCGCTTCGCCTTTGTGCGGGCTTTGCAGCCCGTCACGCGACAGGGTGGTGTTGGTGGCGATGATGCCGTTGATCTTGGTATGGGCCGCGACCTCGACAATCTCGGCCAGCTCGTCGCCGCTCAGGTCGGGGGCGATTTTCAGGAAAATCGGCGTGCCGCGGGCATGGGCGTTGCGCACCGATATGACGCGGTCCAGCAGGTCCAGCAGCGCGGCTTTGCCCTGCAGGTCGCGCAAACGCTCGGTGTTGGGGGAGGAGACGTTGACGGTGGCAAAATCCACCACATCGCCCGCGCGCTCCAGCACCGTGGCGAAGTCGGCGGCGCGGTCGGCGCTGTCCTTGTTGGCCCCAAGGTTGAGGCCCACGGGGATGGTCGCCCGCGCGCCGTCCAGCCGGTCGGCAATGGCGTGCATGCCGTCATTGTTGAAGCCAAACCGGTTGATGGCGGCCTGGTCCTCGTCCAGCCGGAACAGGCGCGGCTTGGGATTGCCGGGCTGGGCGCGGGGGGTGGCGGCGCCGACCTCAAGGAAACCGAACCCCACTTTGGACAGCGGCCCCACGGCCTGCGCGTTCTTGTCAAAGCCCGCCGCCAGCCCCACGGGGTTGGCCATCTCGATGCCCGCGACGGATGTTTTCAGCCGGGGGGAGGTGACCGGCCCACGCCCGCCCGCCAGCCCCATGTTCAGCGCCTTGATCGACAGCCCATGCGCGGTTTCGGGGGGGAAGCTTTTGAGAAGGGGCAGCCCGATGCGTTCCAGCAGGCTCATGCGATGCCCTCCGGGAACTGGTGGTGGCCACCCTTCAGCGGCAGTTCCGCGTGGCCCAGCACCTCTGACATGGGCCAGTCGCGGTAGAGATGCGGGAATTGGTCGCCACCCCGCGACACCTCCCATTTCAACGCGCCGCCCATCGCGTCCGCGTCGCCCCAGGCCAGATACAGGCCGTCTTGGCCCGCGAAATGTTTGGCGGCGGTCTCCCGCGCCTGGGAGGCGGTGGAGAAATGGATGAACCCGTCGGCCAGATCAATCGGCGCGCCTTTGAAAACGCCGTTCTGTTCAAATTCTGCCCATTGGGCGCGGGTCAGTATCTTGTAAATCAGCATGGCCATGACTTGCCTTGTGCCGGACGCAGGGTCAAGCGCGATAGCCCTTTGACTCTGGGCGGGCCTGCCGCCAAGCTGGGGGCAATCAAATACGATCCATTCAACTGGGGGATTTATCCTATGCTCAAGACATTCATGACATCTGCGGCGGCGCTTGCACTGGGCACCGGGGTCGCGGCGGCGGATTATTCGTTGACCATCCTGCACACCAACGATTTCCACGCGCGGTTCGAGCCGATCAGCAAATATGACAGCGGCTGCTCTGCCGAGGACAACACCGCCGGCGAATGCTTCGGCGGCTGGGCGCGGTTGGTCAACGCGGTCAAGGACGCGCGCGCGCGCACCAACAACTCCATTCTGGTGGATGGCGGCGACCAGTTCCAGGGCACGCTGTTCTACACCTATTACAAGGGCAAGGTCGCGGCCGAGATGATGAACGGGTTGGGCTATGACGGCATGACCGTTGGCAACCACGAATTCGACGACGGGCCGGAGGTGCTGGCGGGCTTCATGGCGTCGGTCAACTTCCCCGTGTTGATGTCCAACGCCGATGTCTCGGGCGAGCCTGCCTTGGCGGGCAAGCTGGCCAAATCGACGGTGATCGAGCGCGGCGGCGAGAAGATCGGCCTGATCGGGCTGACCCCGCAGGACACCCCTGATCTGGCGTCACCGGGCAAAAACATCACCTTCACCGAGCCCGCAGGCGCGGTGCAAGGCGAGGTGGACAAGCTGACCGCCGAGGGCGTGAACAAGATCGTGGTGCTGTCGCACTCGGGCTTCGCGGTCGACAAGGTGGTCGCGGCCAATACCACGGGTGTGGATGTGATCGTCGGTGGCCACTCCAACACGCTGCTGTCGAATACGCAGGACCGCGCGGTGGACGTCTACCCCGTAATGGTCGGCGACACGGCGATCGTGCAGGCCTATGCCTACGGCAAGTTCCTGGGCGAGCTGAACGTCACCTTCGACGACGCAGGCAAGATCACCGAGGCCAAAGGCGAGCCGCTGCTGATTGACGGCGGCGTGCCTGAGGATGAAACCATCGTCGCCCGTATCGGCGAGCTGGCAGGCCCGCTCGATGAGATCCGCAATAAGGTCGTGGCCAATGCGGCGGGTGCGCTGGAAGGCGACCGCTCGGTCTGCCGGGTTGAGGAATGTGCCATGGGCAACCTGATCGCCGACGCCATGCTGGCGCGGGTGAAAGATCAGGGCATCGACATTGCGATCATGAATTCCGGCGGCATCCGCGCCTCGATTGACGCGGGCGAAGTGACGATGGGCGAGGTGCTGACCGTGCTGCCGTTCCAGAACACGCTGTCCACGTTCCAGGTGTCGGGCCAGACCATCATTGACGCGCTGGAAAACGGCGTGAGCCAAGTGGAGGAGGTCAAAGGCCGCTTCCCGCAGGTGGCAGGTCTGAAATACACGTGGGACGCCTCGGTCGCGCCGAATGAGGGCCGCATCAAAGAGGTCATGGTGATGGAGGGCGACGCGTTCGTGCCGATTGACCCGGCCAAGACCTATGGTGTTGCGTCGAACAACTTCGTGCGCAATGGCGGGGACGGGTTCAAAATGTTCACCACCGCCGAGAACGCCTATGACTTTGGCCCCGACGTGGCTGATGTTGTGGCGGAGTATATGGCCGCCAATGGTGACAACGCGATATCTGTCGAAGGCCGCATCACCAAGCAGTAAGCAGTTTCGCCGCGCCTCTGGCGCGTCGACACGCTGGGGAGGCTCTGCCTCCCCAGACCCCTCCGGATTATTGGGGGCCAGCCCCCAAACCCCCGAGGTATTTTTGAAACAATGATGGGGACGCGGCCATGTGCGGACGCCAAGCACTGACATTGCCGCATGATGCGATGAGCCAGATGTTTGGCGCGACCCTCGCCAATGATCTGCCCGATGTGCCGAATTACAATATTTGCCCGACCAATCAGGTCTGCGCCGTGACCTCGGATGCGGGCGTGCGGCATGTGACCTCCATGCGCTGGGGGTTCATCCCGCATTGGTACGCCAAGCCCAATGGCGGGCCATTGTTGATCAATGCCCGCAGCGAGACGATTGCGGAGAAACCCGCCTTCAAGGCTGCCGTCCGGCAGCGCCGCTGCCTGATCCCCGCCACCGGGTTTTATGAATGGACCAAGGATGAGACTGGCAACCGGCTGCCCTGGTATATCCACCCCGCAGCGGAGGAGGCGCTGGCCTTTGCCGGCGTCTGGCAGCGCTGGGAGCGGGACGGGGAGGCCCATACCACCTGCGCCATTGTCACCACCTTGGCCAATGACCGCATGGCGGAGCTGCATTCGCGCCAGCCCGTGACCATTGCGCCTGCGGATTACGGGCTGTGGCTGGGCGAGGAGGGGCATGGCGCGGCCACCCTGATGACCGCCGCCCCGCCCGAACAGCTGGAGTTTTTCCGCGTGGACCCGGCCGTGAATTCCAACCGCGCCTCGGGCCCTGAGCTGATTGAGCCCTATGACGCGGAGACCAAGACTGCCTGAACCCTTGCACTCCCCCGCGCCCTGCGGCAGGTCAGGGGGGCTGATGATGAAGGACACGATATGCCCAATTTTGCCTCCCTGATTGCCGATCATGACGCCCCGGATTTTGCGATTGGCGCGCCGGGCAGGGCGTGGCTGAGCTACGGCGCGTTGCGCGATCAGGCGGGGTATGTGGCAGGCGCGTTGCACGGCTTCGGCATCGGGCGCGGCGACCGGGTGGCGATTGTGCTGCCCAACGGGCCGGAGATGGCATCGGCCTTTGTCTGCGTGGCGCAGGCGGCGGTGACCGCCCCCTTGAACCCCGGCTACAAGCAAGACGAATACGCGTTCTATCTGGACGACCTGAAAGCCCGCGCGCTGGTGGTGATGGAGGGCTATGACGGCCCCGCCCTGGCCGCAGCACTTGGCTTGGGCATCGCGGTGATCCGGCTGCATGTGCGCCCCGAACATGCGGCGGGGGCCTTCACTTTGGCCTTGGACGGGGAGACGCTGGACGGCGCAGACACCGCCGCGCCCGGCCCGGATGACGTGGCGCTGATCCTGCACACATCGGGCACCACCTCGCGCCCCAAGATCGTGCCGCTGCTGCATTCGAACGTCGTGGCGTCGGCGCGCAACATCGAGGCGTCGCTGGCCCTGACCGCGCAGGACCGCTGCATGAATGTGATGCCGCTCTTCCACATCCACGGGCTGATCGCCGCCGTCTCCGCCACGCTGGCGGCGGGGGGGCAGGTCTGGTGCGCGCCCGGCTTTGACGCGCTGAAATTCTTCACCTGGATGGAGGAGGCCGCGCCCAGCTGGTACACCGCCGTGCCCACCATGCATCAGGCCATCCTGTCGCGCGCCCCCCGTAACGCCGAGGCTATCGCCGCCAACCCGCTGCGCTTCCTGCGGTCGTCGTCGGCCTCCCTGCCGCCGCAGGTCTTCGCGGCGCTGGTGGAAACCTTCAACGCCCCCGTCATCGAAGGCTACGGCATGACGGAGGCGACCCACCAAATGGCCTCCAACCCGCTGCCGCCGCGCGTGCAAAAGCCCGGCTCCGTCGGGGTCGAGGCAGGCCCGCAGGTGCGCATCGCCCATGAAGCGGAGCCGCGCCTGATCACAGGCACCGGGGAAATCGTCATTTCCGGGCCCAACGTCACCCCGGGCTATGAAAACAACGACAAAGCCAATGCCGACAACTTCTTCACAGTGGACGGGCAACGCTGGTTCCGCACCGGCGACCAGGGTCAGTTCGACGCGGACGGCTACTTGTCGCTGACCGGCCGCCTGAAGGAAATCATCAACCGGGGCGGCGAAAAGATCTCCCCCCTCGAAATCGACGAAATGCTGATGGACCACCCCGATGTGGCGCAGGTGGTCAGCTTCGCGGTGCCGCACCCCAAGCTGGGCGAGGAGGTCGGCGCGGCCATCGTGCTGTCCAACCCCGCCACAACCGAAGCAGACCTCAAGACCTTTGCCGAAACCCGCGTCGCCGCCTTCAAAATCCCCAAACACATCGTCATCATGGACGAGATCCCCAAAGGCGCCACCGGCAAGATGCAACGCATCGGCATGGCCGAAAAGCTGGGGTTAACCAAATGAAAATCTGCATCTTCGGCGCGGGCGCGATCGGCGGCTATCTCGGGGCCAAACTGGCCCAAACCGACGCGCAGGTCTCGATGATCGCGCGCGGGCCGCATCTGGAGGCGATGCAGGACAACGGCCTCACGCTCATGGACGAAAACGGCTACGTCAATGTCGACGTCATCGCGTCGGACACCGCCACTTTCCTCGGCCCGCAGGACTACGTCTTCATCACGCTCAAGGCGCATTCCGTGCCCCCCGTGGTGGACAAAATCGCGCCGCTCATCGGGCCCGACACCACTGTCGTCTCCGCCGTCAACGGGGTGCCGTGGTGGTATTTCTACGGCCTCGACGGGCCCCATGAAAACACGCGCCTCGCCTCCGTCGACCCCGGCGACGCGCAATGGCATACCTTCACGCCCGAAAAGACGCTGGGCTGCGTCGTCTACCCGGCCGCAGAAGTCGTCCAACCCGGCGTCATCCGCCATATCGAGGGCAATCGTTTCACCCTGGGCGAGCCCTCCGGCGAGAAATCACCTCGCGCGCTTGCCCTGTCGAAAAAGCTGATCGAGGCCGGACTGAAAGCGCCTGTGCGCCCCAAAATCCGCGACGAGATCTGGGTCAAGCTCTGGGGCAATCTCAGCTTCAACCCGATCTCCGCCCTGACACACGCCACGTTGGAGCAGCTCTGCACCGACCCCGGCACCCGCGCCGTCGCCCGCGCGATGATGGTAGAGGCCCAACAGGTCGCCGAGACCCTGGGCGTCAAATTCCCCATCACTGTCGAAAAACGCATAGACGGAGGCGCCGCCGTCGGCGCGCACCGCACGTCTATGTGGCAGGATTTGGACGCTGGAAGGCCGATGGAGATCGACGCCCTGATAGGCTCCGTCGCCGAGCTGGGCGATCTGGTGGGGGTGGAGACACCGACGGTCGATACGCTGCTGGCGTTGATCAGGCTCAGGGCGGTGACGGCAGGAACAGCGTAATTGTCATCCCCACGAAAGTGGGGACCCCGATGAATCAGCGCACCACGTCATTTCATCGAGGTCCCCGCTTTCGCGGGAATGACAGCGCTAGTGTCCACCGCGTCCCCACATGTCATCCCCGCGAAAGCGGGGACCCCGATGAACCGGCAGTCCAACCCAACAACTGCGAACTTCCCGCTTCAGCCGGAATTTCATCAATAAACCGTTAACCCTTGACCACTCAAACTACGGGCCATGCCCTACCACGTCTACATCATGGCCTCTCGCCCCCATGGCGCGATCTATACCGGTGTCACAAACGATCTGGTCCGCCGCGCCAACGAACACCGCAATGGCCTCATCTCTGGTTTCACCGAAAAATACCAATGCAAAACGCTGGTTTGGTATGAGGAGCATCAGGACATAAACGAGGCGATCCTACGCGAAAAACGCATCAAGAAATGGAAACGCGCGTGGAAGATAGCGTTGATCGAAGCGAGTAATCCTTCGTGGGAAGATCTGCTGGAACTTGCAGAGCGGCCCTGAACTGCGAGGTCCCCGCTTTCGCGGGAATGACACCATCACGCCGTTCCCCCCCGTCATCCCCGCGAAAGCGGGGACCCCGATATGATGGCGCCGAACGCTTGGACAATTACTGATATTGGTTGGTATCAACTCTATCCTGAAAGCCAATTGTCTTTGTTGGGTGAAGCAACCCGTAGGGTGGGAGGTTCCGCAGGCGGCACGCCGAAAGGAGCACCCACCACCCCCCTCACCAAAACCACCACCACCGCCGCCGCCTGACCTGCTGGTCTGCCTCAACCTCCCGCACCACAGCAACCTCCTCCGTCAACTCCCCGCCCGGCACCGGCTCCAGTCCGGCTTTCGCCAGCACCTCCCGCTCGATCCGGCGGTCCATTTGCAGCTGTTGGATATGCTCCGCCGCCTCCGCGTTGGTCCAGAACCCGTGTGAGCCGACCGTAAATCTCGACGGGCGGTGCCCGTGCTCGGTGATCGCTTCGATGTCATGTTGCTTGTCGATCCGGTTCAGCTCCGCCATCGACACAATCGCGGCGACGTCCTTGCCGTGGCGGGTCAGGATGCAGGCCGCGCGGGGGTCCTGGACGAGGTGGATCAGCGCGGGCAGCTGGTTGCGCGCCGCAGAGGTCGCCACGCGGTGGGTTTTACAGATTGGTAACATTTGGGGCCTTGAAAATTTTGGGACATTTTGGGTTTTGAGGCCAAATGTTTTGTCCCAAAATGTCTCAAAACCCGTAAACGCACCGTTCGGTGCGGTTAAGCGCCGGTAAACACCGTGCTGAAAAGGTTAATGCGGGCAGGGGTGATTTGCCCGCAAAGCTCGCTTACAAATGCGCGCATTCCGGCACCGGCGTTATAACCGTACCGTCTTGTTTCCATTGGATTAAGTTGTCCACGGTCAGCTTGCCCATCGCCGCCCGCGTCTCATGTGTGGCGGACCCCACATGCGGCAGCAGAACCACATTCTCCATCTCTTTCAACGCGTTAGGGATTTTCGGCTCCTGCTCAAACACGTCCAAACCGGCCTTCCCCAGCTTGCCCGATTGCAGCGCCTCGATCAGCGCCTCCTCGTCAATCACCGACCCGCGCGACACGTTGATCACCATACCCTCTGGCCCTAGCGCCTCAAGCACTTGTTTATTCACGATTTTATTCGTGGACGCGCCGCCCGGCGTGATGCAGATCAACACGTCACTCCGCTCCGCCATGCCCACCAACGTCTCGCAATACTCGTATGGCAGGTCCTTCCTGGACCGCGTGTGATACAGGATCGTCGGGTTGAACACCTGCAACCTTTCCGCAATTTCCTGCCCGATCCGCCCCATCCCCAGGATGCCAATCGTGCGGTTGTCGGGTGAGTTTGACAGCGGCGCGTTGCCGTCCCGCTCCCAGTCTCCGGACCGCGCATGTCGTTCATCTGAAAGGAAATTTCGGAAGCAGGCCAGCATCAGCATCATGGCCGTGTTGGCGACCTCGGCGTTCAAAACGTTCGGCGTGTGCGTCACCTTGATGCCCCGCGCCACGCAGGCGTCGGTGTCAATCGCGTCATAGCCAACCCCATAGGCAGAGGCGACCTGCAGGTTCGGGCACGCCGCCATCACATGCGCAGGCACCCCGTCATGGCCGTTGGTCGCCAAAGCCACGATTTTGCCGCCATGCTCCGCCACCCAAGCGTCGAAGTCTTTGATATCATTCATCTTATGAAGCGTGAATTCCGCTTCCATCCGCTCCAGCATCACATCCGTCGCGCCGCCAATCATCAACAGATCTGGCTTGCTCATGCGTCCGCCCCCACGTTCTGGCGCTGGGTCCCGAGGCCTTCAATGGTTAAATCCATCACGTCGCCCTCCCTCAAGAACACAGGCTCCGGCTTCATGCCGCCCCCCACACCCGGTGGCGTCCCGGTCGAGATCACGTCACCCGGATGCAACGTCATCAGCTGGCTGAGGTGGGAAATGATCTCCGCCACCCCGAAAATCATCGTCGCGGTGGTCCCGGTCTGCATCCGTTTTCCGTTTACATCCAACGACATGGACAAGTTTTGAACGTCCGTCACTTCGTCCCTTGTCACCAGCCAGGGCCCCGTCGGCCCGAATGTGTCGCAGCTTTTGCCCTTGGTCCATTGGCCCGAAAGCTCGGTCTGAAAATGCCGTTCGCTGACATCGTTAACGATGCAGTAACCCGCCACATAATCCAGCGCGTCCGCCTCGCTGACGTATTTGCAGGCCTTTCCAATGACCACACCCAGCTCAACCTCCCAGTCGGTTTTGTTCGAGTTGCGCGGGATCATCACGTCGTCATTTGGCCCGACAATCGCTGAGTTGGCCTTGAAAAACAGGATCGGATGTTTCGGGTAATCCAGCCCCATTTCATCGGCATGGTCCGTGTAATTCAGCCCGATGCAAAGAAATTTTCCGATATCCCCCACGCAGGGTCCCATGCGTGGGGAGCCGGTCACTGCTGGCAAAGACGACGTATCAAGGGCGCGCAGAGCCTCGAGACCGGCATCTGACAAGGTCTCTCCCGAGATGTCAGCAACCTGAGTGCTCAGATCTCGCAACGTGCCTTCGGCATCAATGAGGCCGGGTTTCTCCTGGCCAGGTTCACCATAGCGGACGAGTTTCATTGCAGGTCTCCTTAGTGGTTGTCGCGCGGCATGTATTTGCGCGCAATGTCTTGATATTTGGCTGCCCCCTCAAGGGTCATGCCCTCACTGAAGGGGCGGACCATGGCGCGGAAGATTTCCTGCCAAGGGGTCTGGCTGTCGGGCACCTCGATGGACCCATCCACCAGCTTTTCGGCGCGGGCTTTCAGCGTCGCGTCATCTACCAGCATGTCCGCGGTACATTTTTTCAGGTCGATCCTGAGCATGTCGCCGGTCTGCACCAAGGCCAGCCCGCCACCATCGGCCGCCTCTGGCGACGCGTTCAGAATAGAGGGGCTGCCAGACGTGCCCGATTGCCGCCCATCGCCGACACAAGGAAGGGCATGAATGTCCCTCTTCAACAGATATGACGGCGGGCGCATGTTCACGACCTCGGCCCCACCAGGGTAGCCCTTTGGCCCGGCGCCACGCATGATCAAAATGCAGTTTTCGTCGATGCCAAGGCTCTCGTCGTCGATCCGGTGATGAAAATCCTCCGGCCCGTCAAACACGATGGCGCGGCCCTCAAAGGCCTCCGGGTCATCCGGGTTGGACAGGTAGCGGTCGCGGAACTCCTTGGAGATAACCGAAGTTTTCATGATCGCGCTGTCAAACAGGTTGCCCTTGAGGTTGATGAAGCCCGCATCCTGCAGCATCGGTTCAGAAGCGGATCGGATCACATCGGGGTTGCCGGTCAACGTGTCACCGCAGTTTTCCCGCATGGTCTTGCCGTTGGCGGTCATCACATCCGGGTGGGGCAGCAGGCCCGCGTTGATCAACTCGCCAATGACCGCCGGAACACCACCGGCGCGGTGGTAGTCCTCGCCCAAATACTTCCCCGCGGGCTGCATGTTGACCAGCAAAGGCACCTTATGCCCGACGCCCTGCCAATCATCGTTGGTCAGCTCCAGCCCCAAATGCTTCGCAACGCCGTTCAGATGGATCGGCGCATTGGTCGACCCGCCAATCGCGGAGTTGATGACGATGGTGTTCTCAAACGCTTCCCGGGTCATGATGTCAGAGGGGCGCAGGTCCTCATGCACCATTTCAACGATGCGCTTGCCGGTCTCGTAGCTGATTTGGCCACGCTCCCGATAAGGTGCGGGGATTGCGGCGGAGCCGGGCAATTGCATGCCCAAGGCTTCAGCCAAGGAGTTCATCGTGGTGGCCGTCCCCATCGTGTTGCAGTAGCCCACCGACGGCGTGGAAGACGCCACCAGCTCCATGAACCCGTCATCATCGATTTCCCCCGCAGCCTGCATTTCGCGGGCCTTCCAGACGATAGTGCCGGACCCAGTGCGCTCGC is from uncultured Litoreibacter sp. and encodes:
- a CDS encoding acyl--CoA ligase translates to MPNFASLIADHDAPDFAIGAPGRAWLSYGALRDQAGYVAGALHGFGIGRGDRVAIVLPNGPEMASAFVCVAQAAVTAPLNPGYKQDEYAFYLDDLKARALVVMEGYDGPALAAALGLGIAVIRLHVRPEHAAGAFTLALDGETLDGADTAAPGPDDVALILHTSGTTSRPKIVPLLHSNVVASARNIEASLALTAQDRCMNVMPLFHIHGLIAAVSATLAAGGQVWCAPGFDALKFFTWMEEAAPSWYTAVPTMHQAILSRAPRNAEAIAANPLRFLRSSSASLPPQVFAALVETFNAPVIEGYGMTEATHQMASNPLPPRVQKPGSVGVEAGPQVRIAHEAEPRLITGTGEIVISGPNVTPGYENNDKANADNFFTVDGQRWFRTGDQGQFDADGYLSLTGRLKEIINRGGEKISPLEIDEMLMDHPDVAQVVSFAVPHPKLGEEVGAAIVLSNPATTEADLKTFAETRVAAFKIPKHIVIMDEIPKGATGKMQRIGMAEKLGLTK
- a CDS encoding GIY-YIG nuclease family protein; its protein translation is MPYHVYIMASRPHGAIYTGVTNDLVRRANEHRNGLISGFTEKYQCKTLVWYEEHQDINEAILREKRIKKWKRAWKIALIEASNPSWEDLLELAERP
- a CDS encoding zinc ABC transporter substrate-binding protein produces the protein MSRKLLPLSTAAILLGGTAVADVPSVAVDIAPVHSLVARVMDGVGAPDLIVQSGASPHEYSLRPSEAAALQNADLVFWMGEDLTPWLEDAIGNLAAKASVTALLETEGTKLLDFREGTLFEAHDHDDHAEGEDHDHDDHDDHAEDKEHDHAEHADEDHADEEHAEGKDHDEHDHDEHGHEEHADHDEHEEHAEHDDHDDHEGHAHGDHDPHAWLSLQNAGTWLNVIAAQLSAADPDNAGAYFANAAAAKTEIETLSAEVTATLEPVRGGSFIVFHDAYQYFEAEFDFPASGAISIADAADPSPARIAEIQGRIREEGIDCVLAEPQFNAGLIATVLEGTDAQTGVIDPLGAELELGAALYPQLIRNMATTLADCL
- a CDS encoding type II toxin-antitoxin system Phd/YefM family antitoxin translates to MLPICKTHRVATSAARNQLPALIHLVQDPRAACILTRHGKDVAAIVSMAELNRIDKQHDIEAITEHGHRPSRFTVGSHGFWTNAEAAEHIQQLQMDRRIEREVLAKAGLEPVPGGELTEEVAVVREVEADQQVRRRRWWWFW
- the arsC gene encoding arsenate reductase (glutaredoxin) (This arsenate reductase requires both glutathione and glutaredoxin to convert arsenate to arsenite, after which the efflux transporter formed by ArsA and ArsB can extrude the arsenite from the cell, providing resistance.) produces the protein MAVTIWHNPRCSKSRQTLALLDAPEVRLYLKDPPSVAEITQALALLDMAPIELMRTDETLFKELGLSKSEDGATLIDAMAQNPILIERPIVFANGKAAIGRPPEAVLAII
- a CDS encoding quinone-dependent dihydroorotate dehydrogenase; this encodes MSLLERIGLPLLKSFPPETAHGLSIKALNMGLAGGRGPVTSPRLKTSVAGIEMANPVGLAAGFDKNAQAVGPLSKVGFGFLEVGAATPRAQPGNPKPRLFRLDEDQAAINRFGFNNDGMHAIADRLDGARATIPVGLNLGANKDSADRAADFATVLERAGDVVDFATVNVSSPNTERLRDLQGKAALLDLLDRVISVRNAHARGTPIFLKIAPDLSGDELAEIVEVAAHTKINGIIATNTTLSRDGLQSPHKGEAGGLSGQPVFEASTRVLAQLSKLTDGKLPLIGVGGVSNAEQAYAKIKAGASAVQLYTAMVYAGVSLAADIAKGLDALLERDGHACLQDAVGTGRDAWL
- a CDS encoding 2-dehydropantoate 2-reductase, whose translation is MKICIFGAGAIGGYLGAKLAQTDAQVSMIARGPHLEAMQDNGLTLMDENGYVNVDVIASDTATFLGPQDYVFITLKAHSVPPVVDKIAPLIGPDTTVVSAVNGVPWWYFYGLDGPHENTRLASVDPGDAQWHTFTPEKTLGCVVYPAAEVVQPGVIRHIEGNRFTLGEPSGEKSPRALALSKKLIEAGLKAPVRPKIRDEIWVKLWGNLSFNPISALTHATLEQLCTDPGTRAVARAMMVEAQQVAETLGVKFPITVEKRIDGGAAVGAHRTSMWQDLDAGRPMEIDALIGSVAELGDLVGVETPTVDTLLALIRLRAVTAGTA
- a CDS encoding DUF952 domain-containing protein, which gives rise to MLIYKILTRAQWAEFEQNGVFKGAPIDLADGFIHFSTASQARETAAKHFAGQDGLYLAWGDADAMGGALKWEVSRGGDQFPHLYRDWPMSEVLGHAELPLKGGHHQFPEGIA
- a CDS encoding bifunctional metallophosphatase/5'-nucleotidase, which translates into the protein MLKTFMTSAAALALGTGVAAADYSLTILHTNDFHARFEPISKYDSGCSAEDNTAGECFGGWARLVNAVKDARARTNNSILVDGGDQFQGTLFYTYYKGKVAAEMMNGLGYDGMTVGNHEFDDGPEVLAGFMASVNFPVLMSNADVSGEPALAGKLAKSTVIERGGEKIGLIGLTPQDTPDLASPGKNITFTEPAGAVQGEVDKLTAEGVNKIVVLSHSGFAVDKVVAANTTGVDVIVGGHSNTLLSNTQDRAVDVYPVMVGDTAIVQAYAYGKFLGELNVTFDDAGKITEAKGEPLLIDGGVPEDETIVARIGELAGPLDEIRNKVVANAAGALEGDRSVCRVEECAMGNLIADAMLARVKDQGIDIAIMNSGGIRASIDAGEVTMGEVLTVLPFQNTLSTFQVSGQTIIDALENGVSQVEEVKGRFPQVAGLKYTWDASVAPNEGRIKEVMVMEGDAFVPIDPAKTYGVASNNFVRNGGDGFKMFTTAENAYDFGPDVADVVAEYMAANGDNAISVEGRITKQ
- a CDS encoding SOS response-associated peptidase produces the protein MCGRQALTLPHDAMSQMFGATLANDLPDVPNYNICPTNQVCAVTSDAGVRHVTSMRWGFIPHWYAKPNGGPLLINARSETIAEKPAFKAAVRQRRCLIPATGFYEWTKDETGNRLPWYIHPAAEEALAFAGVWQRWERDGEAHTTCAIVTTLANDRMAELHSRQPVTIAPADYGLWLGEEGHGAATLMTAAPPEQLEFFRVDPAVNSNRASGPELIEPYDAETKTA
- a CDS encoding 2-hydroxyacid dehydrogenase, with the protein product MSKPDLLMIGGATDVMLERMEAEFTLHKMNDIKDFDAWVAEHGGKIVALATNGHDGVPAHVMAACPNLQVASAYGVGYDAIDTDACVARGIKVTHTPNVLNAEVANTAMMLMLACFRNFLSDERHARSGDWERDGNAPLSNSPDNRTIGILGMGRIGQEIAERLQVFNPTILYHTRSRKDLPYEYCETLVGMAERSDVLICITPGGASTNKIVNKQVLEALGPEGMVINVSRGSVIDEEALIEALQSGKLGKAGLDVFEQEPKIPNALKEMENVVLLPHVGSATHETRAAMGKLTVDNLIQWKQDGTVITPVPECAHL